Part of the Pseudoliparis swirei isolate HS2019 ecotype Mariana Trench chromosome 3, NWPU_hadal_v1, whole genome shotgun sequence genome, AAGTCCTCTCTGCTGCGCTCTATAAACTAGATCATTAAACCCGCAGCTGAAAATAGTTCCCAACAGATGCACCATTTAATCCTCTTTGAATCACGTTTTAGATATTTATGATCCGAGTTTTTACAATTTACGTCCTCATGTCTTTTCCCGAGATTTGTTTATAATAATGAAAAACACAGAATGGTGCCAAGAGGTTGCATCTAGTCACAATCCAACACTTGATAGTCCTGGGAGAGGGAGCCTCTTCTGTTGCtcccctgaaggtttcttcccttttatctccctgtgaaaggttttttttctatttcttgggagattTTCCTGAtctaatgtgaggtcaaaggtcagggatgtcgtatgtgtacagattgtaaagccctccgaggcaaatttgtattttgtgataataggctatacaaaataaagtgaattgaattgaattgttgttACCACAATCTTTCCCTAATCCTAACCAGGTGTTTTAGTTGCCTACCCAGACTATATTTCAACCATAGTTAAAAGATAAGCCTGGCAATAtactttatttttgtcattGACAACAAACCCATGATTccgtttgtgtgtctctcagcaCCATCGATTCCTCCTGAAGACATACAGCTTTAAAATAAAGGGTTCACAAATATATACTTCACTTCAAAAGCAAAAAGGCTCAGTAGTGTGAGCTGGCCGCTGTGGTTCATCAAGGACTCACAGGAGGAAATAGAGCATTTGTTTCTGTCATTCTAATCCCAGCATCACAAAGTCACTTTCATAATccatccctcttcctctctccaggTCCATCACCAGAGCCTACTACCGTAACTCGGTGGGAGGGCTCTTGCTCTTCGACATCACAAACCGCCGCTCCTTCCAGAACGTCCACAACTGGCTGGAAGAGGCCCAGAGCCACGTCCAGCCGCACAACATCGTCTTCCTGCTGGTGGGTCACAAGTGTGACCTGGAGGCCCAGCGCCAGGTGACCCAGCACGAGGCCGAGAAGCTGGCGGGCACCTACGGGATGCGCTACGTGGAGACGTCGGCACGGGAATCCATCAATGTGGAGAAGGTGTGGACCGGACGTTGCTCTTCATTCCCAGATGCGAGATCAGCTGTTCTCTTGTTGAGCTTCATCATGTTGCCTTGGAAGCTTTTAAGATTACTTCATGATCCTAACCCTTTTTTGCTTATTTTTCTGAAGGCGTTTGTAGATCTGACGAAGGACATCTTTGAGCTGGTACGCAGCGGGGACATTACGATCCAGGACGGCTGGGAGGGCGTCAAGAGTGGATTGGTCCCTAACACCGTCCACTCCTCCGAGGAGGTCACCAAGGGCAGCCGGCAGTGCTTCTGCTGATTCCCCTGAAGGCTCACGGGCTGGCAGCTCGTCGCTCTTCAGTGGactcccacctggaggagatctgtctcctgtcttggccagtttttgggggggggggttcataaTATTTCCCCTGCTCAGTTACACAATttacttctatatatatatatacacaagacaTTGTTTTTATCTTTCGCTGCCTGTTTATGGCTCTTTATCGATGTTCCTTACAGGCGTAGAAGCACAAGAAGCATCCCAATCTTATCACTCttctgtttgcatgtgtgtgtgtgtgtgtgtgtgtgtgtgtgtgactgacggTAATAATCCTGCTGTCTTTGCAGCCCTCAACACTTCAAGCTTTACTGCACTTTTGGCCTTTCCCGATGTGTACAGATATACTCCAGTGGATCGTGATGTTGTCGGTGCCCTTCTCTTCATGACTGATACCGTCAGTGAACTGTGTGAATCAGAGATTCCGAGACCGAGCCATCCCTCTTCCTTTTCATGCATAATATATATTGCAACCGTGTACAGA contains:
- the LOC130191977 gene encoding ras-related protein Rab-39B-like codes for the protein METIWLYQFRLIVIGDSTVGKSCLIRRFTEGRFAQVSDPTVGVDFFSRLVEIEPGKRIKLQIWDTAGQERFRSITRAYYRNSVGGLLLFDITNRRSFQNVHNWLEEAQSHVQPHNIVFLLVGHKCDLEAQRQVTQHEAEKLAGTYGMRYVETSARESINVEKAFVDLTKDIFELVRSGDITIQDGWEGVKSGLVPNTVHSSEEVTKGSRQCFC